The sequence below is a genomic window from Desulfonatronum thioautotrophicum.
AGGGCTTTGATCTGCTGTTGCGTGCTCTGGTGGCTGTTCGCGGCCAGGGGCTTGCGCTGTCCTGCCGCATCGTGGGCGATGGCCCGGAGCGGGAGGCCCTGCACAGGCTGGCCGCCGACCTGGACCTGGGTGATGTGGTGACCTTTCTCGGGTCCCGGCCCAATTCCGAGGTCCGGGAACAGCTGCGCCAGGCCGCGATTTTCGTCCTGCCCTGCCGCACCGACGCTTCCGGGGACAAGGACGGCATTCCCGTGGTCCTGATGGAGGCCATGGCCTGCGGCGTCTGCGCGGTCAGCGGCGATTTGCCGACCATCCGGGAGCTGATCGACCACCGCGAAAACGGCCTGCTTGTCCCCCCGGATGACGTTCCGGCCTTGGCCAAATGTATGGAAGAGCTGCTGGCCTATCCGGACTTGCGAGGGACTATCGCGGCTCGGGGGCGGTTGCGGATTCAGGAAGAGTTCGCCCTGGATGTGAATGTCCGGCGGTTGCGAAGTATGCTGAAAGGAGCGACTTGAGAGTACATTGGCAAGAATGA
It includes:
- a CDS encoding glycosyltransferase family 4 protein, giving the protein GFDLLLRALVAVRGQGLALSCRIVGDGPEREALHRLAADLDLGDVVTFLGSRPNSEVREQLRQAAIFVLPCRTDASGDKDGIPVVLMEAMACGVCAVSGDLPTIRELIDHRENGLLVPPDDVPALAKCMEELLAYPDLRGTIAARGRLRIQEEFALDVNVRRLRSMLKGAT